The following coding sequences are from one Streptomyces sp. NBC_01232 window:
- a CDS encoding tyrosine-protein phosphatase produces the protein MGRHVGFERLHNFRDLGGYRSADGRTVRWRTVYRADSLGKLAGDDWERFLGLGIGTVIDLRYPWEIEAKGQVPEAERFRYVNLSIEHRPYDQAEIDPELDPWRYLADRFAEVTEDGAAEIRQVIEEVAQAPGPVVFHCTSGKDRTGLIGAFVLTLLGVERADVLADFALTELATERLAADWRAANPGRVMKWPSYGRAPAVVMELVFGDLEARYGSVEGYLGERAGLSQRTVERLRSRLLTADSR, from the coding sequence ATGGGCAGGCATGTCGGGTTCGAGCGACTGCACAACTTCCGGGACCTGGGCGGGTATCGGTCGGCCGACGGCCGGACCGTGCGGTGGCGGACGGTCTACCGGGCCGACTCGCTCGGCAAGCTGGCGGGCGACGACTGGGAGCGGTTCCTGGGGCTGGGCATCGGCACCGTGATCGACCTGCGCTATCCCTGGGAGATCGAGGCCAAGGGGCAGGTGCCCGAGGCCGAGCGGTTCCGGTACGTGAACCTGAGCATCGAGCACCGGCCCTACGACCAGGCCGAGATCGACCCGGAGCTCGACCCCTGGCGCTACCTCGCCGACCGGTTCGCCGAGGTCACCGAGGACGGAGCCGCCGAGATCCGGCAGGTGATCGAGGAGGTGGCGCAGGCGCCCGGCCCCGTCGTCTTCCACTGCACCTCGGGCAAGGACCGGACCGGGCTGATCGGCGCGTTCGTCCTCACCCTCCTCGGGGTGGAACGGGCCGACGTCCTCGCCGACTTCGCGCTGACCGAGCTGGCCACCGAGCGCCTCGCCGCGGACTGGCGGGCCGCCAACCCGGGCCGGGTCATGAAGTGGCCGAGCTACGGCCGCGCCCCCGCCGTCGTCATGGAGCTGGTGTTCGGGGACCTGGAGGCCCGGTACGGATCGGTGGAGGGCTACCTCGGGGAGCGGGCCGGGCTGTCGCAGCGGACCGTGGAGCGGTTGCGCTCCCGCCTGCTGACCGCCGACAGCCGCTGA